The following coding sequences lie in one Apium graveolens cultivar Ventura chromosome 3, ASM990537v1, whole genome shotgun sequence genomic window:
- the LOC141715194 gene encoding uncharacterized protein LOC141715194: MSKKKEITSYFQPKKKQTTTYEDEEPSAASIEVTGDGVEPLIFGRCGSNTFTIKGFNRWRKVNNGKDCAFRCHVGKGDGSNSAHNFAAKCYYNLKNQPCHLEKIVEKQSAEEIKQNRMRLKTSINASKRLTFQACAFRGHDESCNSKNQGNFLEMLKLLAFYNPQVEEIILDKAPKNAKYTSPKIQKELLHVFARKVQDLICDEIDDAKYCLIVDESRDISKREQMAIVVRFVDKSGFVRERFLDLVHVKDTTSLTLKTEICAILSHHNLNVQNIRGQGYDGTSNMRELVAAIREVPQIHTFFQNIVFIINAVTSSSKRHDELQANQIAEIEHLKEIEEIQTGKGLNQIGTLQRPEDTRWSSHFTAICSLIRMYGATRSVLIEVVAQGTTFSQ, from the exons ATGAGTAAGAAAAAAGAGATTACATCCTATTTTCAACCCAAGAAGAAGCAAACAACTACTTATGAAGATGAAGAACCTTCTGCCGCCTCAATTGAAGTCACTGGAGATGGAGTTGAGCCTCTGATTTTTG GAAGGTGTGGCTCGAATACTTTTACTATCAAGGGGTTTAACAGATGGAGGAAAGTAAATAATGGAAAAGATTGTGCTTTTAGATGTCATGTTGGGAAAGGAGATGGTTCTAATTCAGCTCATAATTTTGCGGCTAAATGTTATTATAATCTTAAAAATCAGCCTTGTCACTTGGAGAAGATAGTGGAGAAACAAAGTGCAGAAGAGATCAAACAAAATCGAATGCGTCTTAAAACATCGATAAATGCAAGCAAAAGGTTGACATTCCAAGCTTGTGCATTCAGAGGACATGATGAAAGCTGCAACTCGAAGAATCAGGGTAATTTTCTTGAGATGTTAAAACTTTTGGCTTTTTACAATCCTCAAGTAGAAGAAATAATTTTAGATAAAGCTCCCAAAAATGCCAAATACACTTCACCAaaaattcaaaaagaactttTACATGTTTTTGCTAGGAAAGTACAAGATTTAATTTGTGATGAGATTGATGATGCAAAATATTGTTTGATTGTGGATGAATCTAGAGATATTTCTAAAAGGGAGCAAATGGCTATTGTGGTTAGGTTCGTTGATAAAAGTGGCTTTGTGAGGGAGCGTTTCTTGGATTTAGTCCATGTTAAAGATACAACTTCTTTAACTTTAAAGACTGAAATATGTGCTATTTTGTCTCATCATAATCTTAATGTCCAGAACATAAGAGGTCAAGGATATGATGGTACCAGTAATATGCGTG AACTTGTGGCTGCAATAAGAGAAGTACCTCAGATTCACACTTTCTTTCAAAATATAGTCTTTATTATCAATGCGGTTACTAGTTCTTCTAAGCGACATGATGAGTTGCAGGCTAATCAAATTGCTGAAATTGAACATTTAAAGGAAATAGAAGAGATTCAAACAGGTAAAGGTCTCAATCAAATTGGAACATTACAACGTCCCGAAGATACTAGATGGAGTTCACATTTCACTGCTATATGTAGTTTGATAAGAATGTATGGTGCTACTCGCTCGGTTTTAATTGAAGTTGTTGCTCAAGGGACAACTTTTTCTCAATGA
- the LOC141715195 gene encoding uncharacterized protein LOC141715195 yields MAITDLLCRALQQKSQDILNAMHLISTTKMLIQKLRSDGWESLLENVRSFYERHTILIPDMNAPYFDVLKSLHRQGKQKQMVTMEHHYRVEIFTAAIDQQLQELNNRFSEQMTELLILSASLNPRDGYRSFNLENICKLAEKFYPEDFLGDEKIHLQCELQHYGLDVPVHLDLKNLSTLGDLCHGLVTTGKDDMYPLIDRLLRLVLTLPASTATSERAFSAMKIVKTSLRNRMEDEFLRDYLIVYIEKEIEETISAEEIIDSFYLIKERRAHLK; encoded by the coding sequence ATGGCTATTACTGATCTACTTTGTCGAGCATTACAACAAAAGTCTCAAGATATTTTAAATGCCATGCATCTGATTTCTACTACAAAGATGTTGATTCAAAAATTGAGAAGTGATGGTTGGGAGAGTCTCTTAGAAAATGTGAGATCATTTTATGAACGACATACTATCTTGATTCCAGATATGAATGCTCCCTACTTTGATGTGCTTAAATCTCTTCATCGACAAGGAAAACAAAAGCAAATGGTGACAATGGAACATCATTACCGAGTAGAAATCTTTACAGCTGCCATAGATCAACAATTACAGGAGCTAAACAATAGATTCAGTGAACAAATGACAGAGCTTCTCATTTTAAGTGCATCACTAAATCCTAGGGATGGTTACAGGTCTTTCAACTTAGAGAACATTTGCAAGTTAGCTGAAAAGTTTTATCCAGAAGATTTTTTGGGAGATGAAAAAATCCATCTACAGTGTGAACTACAACATTATGGGTTAGATGTTCCGGTTCATCTAGATTTGAAGAATCTGTCTACTCTTGGTGATTTATGTCATGGATTGGTAACCACTGGGAAAGATGACATGTATCCATTAATTGATAGACTATTAAGGCTTGTCTTGACTCTTCCAGCATCTACTGCAACATCTGAACGAGCTTTTTCTGCTATGAAAATTGTGAAAACAAGTCTTCGCAATCGAATGGAAGATGAATTTCTTAGGGATTATTTGATAGTGTATATTGAAAAGGAGATTGAGGAGACCATTTCTGCCGAGGAGATCattgattctttttatttgaTCAAAGAAAGGCGTGCACATCTCAAATAA